Proteins encoded in a region of the Panicum hallii strain FIL2 chromosome 3, PHallii_v3.1, whole genome shotgun sequence genome:
- the LOC112886311 gene encoding lichenase-2-like, which produces MARQGAASMFATALLLGVFANISPSVESVGVSYGMSGDNLPPASTVVGMYKANGIPLMRIYAPDQAALEAVGGTGIRVVVGAPNDVLSSLAASPAAAASWVRNNIQAYPDVTFRCVCVGNEVEGGAAQNLVPAMENVRAALAAAGLDGIKVTTSVSQAILGGYKPPSAADFTAEAQGFMGPVLGFLARTGAPLMASVYPYFTYATNPSAMDLSYALFTAPGTVLQDGTYGYQNLFDATVDSFYVAMGKNGGSGVTLVVSESGWPSAGGVAASPENAALYNQNLINHVGRGTPRHPGAIETILFSMFNENLKESGVEQNWGLFYPNTQRVYPISFN; this is translated from the exons ATGGCAAGGCAAGGCGCAGCCTCCATGTTCGCTACGGCATTGCTACTCGGGGTCTTTGCCAACATTTCGCCAA GCGTGGAGTCCGTCGGGGTGTCCTACGGCATGAGCGGCGACAACCTGCCGCCGGCGAGCACCGTCGTCGGCATGTACAAGGCCAACGGCATCCCGCTGATGCGGATCTACGCGCCGGACCAGGCGGCCCTCGAGGCCGTGGGCGGCACGGGCATCCGCGTCGTCGTCGGCGCGCCCAACGACGTGCTGTCCAGCCTCGCCGCCagccccgccgcggccgcctcctGGGTCCGCAACAACATCCAGGCCTACCCGGACGTCACCTTCCGCTGCGTCTGCGTCGGCAACGAGGtggagggcggcgcggcgcagaaCCTGGTCCCGGCCATGGAGAACGTCCGCGCCgcgctggccgccgccggcctggACGGCATCAAGGTCACCACGTCGGTGTCGCAGGCCATCCTGGGCGGGTACaagccgccctccgccgccgactTCACCGCCGAGGCCCAGGGGTTCATGGGCCCCGTCCTCGGCTTCCTGGCCCGCACCGGCGCGCCCCTCATGGCCAGCGTCTACCCCTACTTCACCTACGCCACCAACCCGTCCGCCATGGACCTCAGCTACGCGCTCTTCACCGCCCCCGGCACCGTCCTGCAGGACGGCACATACGGGTACCAGAACCTCTTCGACGCCACCGTCGACTCCTTCTACGTGGCGATGGGCAAGAACGGCGGCTCCGGGGTGACCCTGGTCGTGTCGGAGAGCGGGTGGCCGTCCGCTGGCGGCGTCGCGGCGTCGCCGGAGAACGCCGCCCTCTACAACCAGAACCTGATCAACCACGTCGGCCGGGGGACGCCGCGGCACCCGGGCGCCATCGAGACCATCCTCTTCTCCATGTTCAACGAGAACCTCAAGGAGAGCGGCGTGGAGCAGAACTGGGGGCTCTTCTACCCCAACACGCAGCGCGTCTATCCCATCAGCTTCAACTGA